The sequence AAAATTAAATGGAAGAATTGATTTAATTACACTTACTAAAAACTATAATAAAGGTTTAGTTACTGTTTTAATTGATGAAAATAACAAACCTGTTAAAATTTTTGATGAATTTGGCGATTTGTGGAATAAAACAAGATTTAATGTAGTCATTAACTCATCTCAAAATAGATATTCAAGAGAACTTTACAAACAAGCATTTAAACAAGCTTCAAAAGATGGTAAATTTTTATCAAAACAAGAAAAAAGATTTAAATATATATCTGAAAATCTAGAAAAAGAAAATTATATTAAGCATCTATCTTATTCTAAACGATCTATTCCAAGTCTTACAGATTATGAACTATTACAATATTATCAAGACTTTAAAAAATGTTACATAATGATTGAAGAAAATCCACAGCGTTTTTCATATCTTGAAAATGAACTTAATAAGCGTGGTTTTGGTGGTCTTACAACTAATAAAGAAATAATTAAAATTGATAGTATAGATAGTTTACTTAATGATTATTCAAATGCTGAATTATTACCTTTAAGGTTTTAATATGATATTAAATGAATTATTTAAAAGCTATTTAGAATATAACGAACTTTTATTATCTAAAAGCACCATAAGAAGTAATATATATACTTATAACAAGCATTTAAGACCTTTATTTGGAAAAATAGAAGTAAATAAAATAACATTTCTTGATATACAAAAGTTTTGCAATAATCTACTTAAACAAAACTACAAAGTAAAAACAGTCAAGAATATTTTAGTTATTTTAAGAGTATGTTTCAATTTTGCTATAAAACTAGATTTAATTAATAAAAATGCTTGTGATTTGGTTGAATTACCAAAGTTCGATAATAAAAGATACTTTGATTATTCTTTACAAATTCAAAAAAGAATAATAAAAGCAATTATTGAAAATACTAACTACAATGCTGATATTTATTTCTTTTTATTACATGGTAGAAGAAAAAACGAAGTATTATCTTTAAAATGGGAAGATATTAACTTAAAAACTAAAACTTATATTATACCTTTTACAATCAATAAAGCAAAAAGAAATATGACCTATACAATGAGCAATGAACTTTATAAAAGACTTTATAAAAGATACATAGAAGCTAAAAAGAATAATCAACTAAATAACTATGTGTTTATTAATCCTGTTACTAATACTAAATTTACAGATTTAAGAAGAAGCTGGAATTCATTACTTAAAAGAAATAATTTACCAAAGATAAGATTACACGATATAAGACATCTAGTAGCTACATATAGCATTAATCATTTAAAATTACCAATAGAGCAGGTTAGTTTTACCTTAGGACATACGGATATAAAAACTACACAAAGATATATTACAAATGATGTTAAACAATCTAAAAAAACAATAGAAATTTTAATAAATTCAATAAAGGATTAAAAAATGAAAGAATTATCACAAAATGAAAAAGAAGAGTTATTAGAAGATTTAAAGCGAACACTTTTTTTATTAGCAGAAGAAGGTGATCCAATTGTAAATTTAACTATTGATGAAGAGCGGACTTATTCTTTAGAAAATCAAGCTAAACATATTAAATTTAGACTTAATATGACTGATGAAGATTATGAGAATTTATATTTTGAAATACAAGAAGAATACGATAAAAGACATCAAGATTATTTTGATTGGGTTGGTTCAAAACAACAAAAAAATCAAAATAGTAAATAAAATAATTTTAAGATTAATTTAAGGAGTGCTTGAAACATCGTTAAAATGGGGATTTGGTTGCAGAGAGAGGATTTGAACCTCTGACCTTCGGGTTATGAGCCCGACGAGCTACCACTGCTCCACTCTGCGTCAAATTTATGGATGGGGTAAAGGGATTCGAACCCCTGAATGATTGGACCAAAACCAATTGCCTTACCGCTTGGCTATACCCCAGCCAAGTTAGAAAAAGAATTATACCTTATAAATATTCAATTGTCAAGTAAAATTATAAAAACTCTAGTAAATTTACTAGAGTTTCAATCTTATTTTAAAAATTTATCCAAATCAGCCTTAGCGTTACCGCTTATCAAAGATAAATTAAAATTTTTAACTAAAAAGTCTAAAATTTCTTCATTTATAAACTCAGGTAAAGTAGGTCCGATATGTATATTTTTAATACCTAAATAAAGTAGTGCCATAAGTATTATAACAGCTTTTTGCTCCATCCACATAAGCACTATAGAAACAGGCAAGTCATTAACAGCTATGCCTGTAGCATTACTAAGTGCCATTGCAATTTCCACTGCACCATTGCTGTCATTGCATTGTCCTAAATCTATATATCGTGGGATATTTGTTCCCTCTATATTTCCAAAATCAACATCATTAAATCTAAATTTTCCACAGCTTGATGTTAAAATTATACAATCTTTTGGCACAGCAAGAGCAAGTTCTCTGTAGTAATCTCTGTTTTTTCCAGGTGCATCACATCCTGCTATAACAAAAAATCTTTTTATTTTTCCATCATTTAAAGCTTGTAAAATTTCCCCAGCCATTGGAAGAACTGCTTTATAATGCCCACCAGTTGTTAGATACTCATCACTATTAAAGCCAGTAACTTCAGGTAGTGAAAGTGTTTTTTCAATTAGTGGAGTAAAATCATCATTTTCAATTCTAGTAATTCCATTAGTTCCAGCAATTGAGTATCCAAATAACCTATCTTGATATTCGCAATTTTTCTTTAGTGGAACTATGCAGTTTGTTGTCATTAAAATTCCACCTTTAAACTCATTAAAAAGTTTAGCTTGATCAAACCAAGCTTTTCCTATATTTCCTTTTAAATGAGGGTATTTTCTAAGTTCTGGATATCCGTGTGCTGGAAGCATTTCAGAGTGAGTATAGATATTTATACCTTTATCTTTTGTTTGCTCCAAAAGTTCTTTTAATGCAAAAAGATTATGTCCACTTACTAAAATTGCTTTTCCGCTAGCTTTGTTTTGAGTAACTTTTACAGGGCTTGGAATTCCAAAAGCGTTTGTGTGAGCATTACTTAATTTTCCCATTACGTCAACTCCAGCTTTACCAACTTCTAAAATTTGCTTAATATGTTCATCAAAATTAAAATTTGAGTTTGTAAGTGTGAAGTAGAGTGTATCAGCTATGGTATCATCTACAAATTTAGTATCAGCTCCAAGCTCATTTGCATGGTGTCTATATGCACTCATTCCTTTAAGCCCAAAAACCATCATATCTTGAAGATTGGCTAATGTACTATCTTTTCCACAGGTTCCTACACTTTGACCTTTGCTACCACAGCCACCTGGAGTGCTCATCTCACATTGATGACAAAACATTTCTAGTATATCTTTACTCATTTTTTCTCCTTAAATAATATATTAGTGACATAATATAATTTTTTAGAAGAAAAAGTATTGATATTAATCAAGATTAATTAATTTTGAAAATCCTCAGCAATATTTGCTGCAATTTTTAGCTTTTCGTTATCAAAATGGGTGTAAATTCTAGAGGTATTTAGGCTAGCATGTCCAAGAGCTTCTTGCACCAAAACCAAATCTTTTTGTTTTTTATAAAGCATTGTTGCAAAGGTGTGGCGTAGCATATGTGCTCCATTTTTTGCCTTTCTAATTCCAGCTTTAAACAAAATTTGCTCTACTATTCTACTTACATAAGCTTGAGTTAGAGGCTTTCCTTTGCGGTTTATAAAGAGATATCCATCTTTGTTTTCATAGTTTATTTCTATATTATCAATATGCTTTTGTATAAGGTATTTTTTAATCATAACAATTCTATATTTATTCCCTTTGCCACGAATTCTTATAACATACAAATCCTCATCTTCGCTAATGTCTTTTTTCTTCAAATTTATAGCCTCTCCAACTCTAATTCCTGTGTATATTATTGTTTTAATAATTAGTTTGTTTCTATTTGTATTACTTTTAAAATCACTATTTTCTATGGCATTTAAAAAGTTTTTTAACTCCTCTTCGCTCATATATTCAGGAAGTTTTTGACCGCTATTTCCACTTATACCGCCCCATTTTTTAAGTGTAATTCCATAGTTGTGAGACTTTCCATTTTCTTCATTTTGCTTATCTAAATAGTCAAAAAAGTTTATAACAGCGATTCTGTAGTTTTTCTTAGTTGCATCACTAAGTCCGCCTGTAACACTAGCTAAAACCTCACTTATAAACTCCTCATCAATCTGCTTTAAACTCTGTAATTCATAAAAACATATCGTTTCATAAATTTTTTTAAGCGGATTAAAATATGTATTTATTCCAGTAATCCCAGCATTTCTAGCCTTTTTTACAAGCCCATCAAGCTCATCAATATTTACAACACCTTTTGTCAAGCCAAAATTTGCAGAAGCTAGTGCTTTTGGGTCTTTTAGCTCTTTGTTTGAAAGAGATGTTAATTTATATTTTATATATCTACTTAGCCAAAAAAGAAGAGATTTTTCAACGCTATCTTTATAATCAAGCCCGTATTTCAACTCAACTCCTTAAATTTTTATAATTATAGCAAATGTAGGCTCAAGTTAAAGCTTAAGTACTATTCAAAGATAACAAATGGAAGCTCTAGTGTATTTTTTATAATACTAAAAGGAGTTGTTAGGATATCGCTCACAACTTTACTTGAGTATTTTGGCTTATCAAGAGTTCCTCTCACCTCAATAACCGTTGATATGGTTCTATTTTTCCCTAATATAATTTGGTTTACTATTGGTATATTTTTTATAATTGAGCTTGCATCTTTTAGGTATTTGATCTCTAAATCCACATTTATCTCTTTTGTATCTAGGTTTACATATCCCTTACCACCCATATCAGCAGTAGTTCCTATAAGCTCCATAGCCTCAATTTCTACTATATTCTCTTTTCTTGAAAGGTAAATTTTACCATCTTTTACACTAAATCCTTTATCGTTAAAATCGGGAGTTTTAAAGGTTAGTAGTGATGGAACAGAGTTTAAAAAAGATAGCAATTGATGATAAAAAACATAATCTTTTAGATGTGTATCTTTAATGCCAATCTCTGCTTTAAAGTTAAATGGATTTTTACCAATAGCTTTTAGAGAAAAGGTGCCTCCATTAAAGCTATTATAGTTTAAAAACTTATTTATGGAATTTCCTGTTATATTTTCTCCATGCATATAAAGTAGTCCAGGCGCTGTTTTTAGGCTTAATTTTCCATTTTGACCAACATGTCCTAAGAAGTAGATATATTCACCATCTATATTTCCATTAAAAGTATTGAAATCTATAGATTTATTTATGTCTTTAAGTATCAAAAATGAGTTATCTCCATGAAAATTTATTTTTGATGATGGTGTTTGGGTTTTTGAAGAGTTATTAAATTCAAGAGGTAGATCTAAATTTGAGATATTGATATTGGTATTTTTTCCATCCATATTAAATGCCAAATAACCGCTTTTAGATTTTCCTTCAATTATATTATTTTTAATATTGATTGAAAAATCATCTTGCGTATAAACAGTGCCATCTTTTTTAATAAGCGGTGTTTTAAATTTTAAATTTTTTGTATTTATGTTGAAATTTACAAAGTCATTTGTAGTTATATATATAGATCCAGAATTTGCACTAAATTCTTGTAAAAGCTTAGAGTATGGGTATAAATTTGCAACATTTTCTATATTGATTTTATATTGATTTCCAAAAATCATCTCAGTGTCTAGATTTGGAATTTTGATAACAACATCTGATTTAGAAAAATCAAGATCAACACTAGTTTGAAAATTATCTCTTTTAAAAATTTCATTTTTAGTTGAATTGATAGTTAGGCTATCTATCGTTGCATCAAAATTTGCTTTTTTGGTATTCACATCTATTTGTCCATTAAGATTTACTGCTTTAAAGATACTTTCTAGTTCTAAATTTGAGTCTTTTATAACTACTTTGCTATTGCTTAAGTCTATGTTGGTATTTGATGTGTAGAAGTTGGTTCCCTGCAAAGAGATGATCGCATCTTTAATTTTAAAATCTCCTTTAATGTCTACATCTAAAGAGTTAATATCTATATTTAAAGTTAGTTTTCCTTGCGTTTCTCCACTTTTTTGGATTATAGGCAGCTCTATATCATATGTCTTTATTAGATCTAAAATGGTTTTATCAAGAGTGCTTTTTATTCTAAGATCAACTATAACTTTTGGGTCATCTTTAAAAATTTTATCTATTAAAACACTACTTCCAGAGATGTCTTTATCTTGATATTTTGGGTTTTGTAGGGTAAAAAATAGCATTTCATCTTTTAATTCTATAAAAGTTCTTGATGCAGTTACAGGTGGTAGTTTTTCGTTAAACTCCACACTTAGGTCATATGCAAATGCTTGCCCATTTAATTTATCTAGTCTGTAGTCTAAATTTTCTAAATCAATTTCGCCACTAAAATACTCCAAATAGTATTTACTAGCTATTGTCTTACCATATAACCACTCTTGAACTATAGGGTGGATACTAGTTTTAATTCCAAGCTCTTTTGTAAATTGTCCTAAGCTGTTTGCGGATGCATCTTCAACAGTATATTTTAATATCCCATTAGCTATCTCTGCATAAAGATGACCGTCAATCTCATGTGTTTTAAACACTCCATCAAAAAGATACTCATTTGAGTTAAAATCAACCCTTGTATCTCCTTGTACTGTAAGATCAAAATCCTTTAGTTCTATTTTTTTAATTTGCATATAAAAGCTATCTGTTTTTGCTATTATCTGTGTATCTACAGTTAAAAGTGATGTATCAACAAAAAAGATATTGTCTTTATATAAAATTTCAATTTTCTCATCGCCTAACTGAACATTTCTTAGCTCTATATTTTTAAAAAATTTATTTATATATTGAAAGTATTTTGCATACTCTTTAAGTTTTTTTGTTGATTTGTATGCTTGGGTACTGTCTCCATCTGATAAAATTTCAGGAAAATTTATATTTTTTGCATGAACTATAAACTTATTATCAAATTTAATATATAATTGTCCAATAGAGCAGTCATAAATATTTAAATTATTAATGTTTATACCCTGTTTTAACCATATATAAAACAAAGATAGGAGCACCATAAATATGGTCAATATTATAAGAATTTTTTGTATAATACTTGATATAATTTTCATTTTTATCCTTGCTATTGCTGATAATGTAACAATGCCTGTAAATTTTAAAAATACAATATATATACCAAAAGGTAGTTCGACGAAAATTATAGCAGAATTATCAAAGCAAAATTTTAATGGAACTATTTTTGATGCTAAATTATTATCTCTTGTAGGTATGCCACAGCATGGATATATAGATATCGGAGATAATAGTTTAAATAAGATAGATTTTCTTTATAAACTTACAATTGCAAAACCTCAAATGATAGAGATTACCTTAATACCCGGAAAAACTACTATTATAACTTTTGAAGATATTTCTAAAAAATATAATTTTGATATTGGTAAGCTTGAAGATGAATACATCAAACAAACACCTTTCTATGAAGGTTTTTTGATACCAGAGACATATTTAGTAGCTAAGGGATTTAATGAAAAGGAGTTAATTGAGATTTTAATTAAAGAATCAAAAAAATCCCATAAAAAACTTTCAAAAGAGTATTTTGGTGATTATAACGAGACAAAATGGATAGAAGTTTTAACAAAAGCATCTATCATACAAAAAGAGGCTGCAAATATAAAAGAAATGTCAATCGTAAGTTCTGTTATAGATAATAGATTAAGCTTAGGTATGCCTTTACAAATGGATGGAAGTTTAAATTACGGAAAATATTCAAATATAAAAATTACATCAGATAGAATTAAAAATGATACGAGCAGATATAATACTTACATACACAAAGGATTGCCGCCAGCTCCAGTTTGTCTTATATCTATAGATGCTATAAAAGCCGCTTTAAATCCTGATAAAACCAAATACTTGTATTTTATGAGAGATAAAAAAACAGGAGAACATGTGTTTACAAAGACATATAAAGAACATATAAATCAAATAAATATTCAAAGAAAAATAAAATAAAATATTAGTTTTGTGTTTTATCGTTATTTTCAGTATAAAATGGTAAAATTTCTTATTAAAATATGTCAATAATGAGAGGAAACATACCATGGAAAATAAAATAATATATACTTATACAGACGAGGCACCAGCGATAGCTACTCACTCTTTGTATCCTATAATAAAAAGCTTTTTAAATAATGTAGATATCGATATTGATTTGGTTGATATATCTTTAGCAGCTAGAGTTTTGTCAAGCTTTCCAGAGTATCTAACAAAAGAACAGCAAAAAGAGGATAGTTTAAATATTTTGGGAAAGCTTACATTAGAGCCCAAAACAAACATTATAAAACTTCCAAATATCTCTGCATCTCTTTCACAACTTCAAGCTTGTATAAAAGAGCTACAAGATAAAGGTTATAATATTCCTAACTATCCAAGTAGCCCAAAAAATGAAATGGAAAAAGATATTCAAAAAAGATATTCAAAAGTTTTAGGAAGCGCTGTAAATCCAGTACTTAGAGAAGGAAATTCAGATAGAAGATCATCAAAAGCTGTTAAAGAATATGCAAAAGCCAATCCTCATAAAAATGGTAAATGGAATAAAAACGTAAAAACAGATGTGTTTTATATGGATAGTGGAGATTTTTACGCAAATGAAAAATCAAAAATTTTTACAAATCCTACCAATTTAACTATAAAATTTAAAGACAAAGATGGAAATATTAAGATTTTAAAAGATGATTTGAAAATATTAAAAGATGAAGTTGTAGATGCTACTTTTATGAGTGTAAAAGAGCTTGATAAAACTATCAAAAAAAGTATAGAATATGCAAAAGATAAAGAGCTTTTATACTCCGTTCATCTAAAAGCAACAATGATGAAAATTAGCGATCCTGTTATCTTTGGACACTTTGTAAAGATATTTTTCAATGAAATTTTTGATGAATTTAAGGATGAGTTGAAAAGTGCTGGAGTTAGTGAAAATAATGGATTGAAAGATCTGTTTGAGAAAATAGAAAACTTAGATATCAAAGAGAAAATTTATGCCAAATTTGATGAAATTTATAAAAAAAGACCAAAACTTAGTATGGTTGATAGTGATAGAGGCATAACAAATTTGCATGTTCCAAGCGATGTAATTATTGATGCTTCTATGCCTGCTATGATTAAAAATAGTGGCAAAATGTGGGATAAAGATGGAAATTTGGTTGAAACTTTAGCTGTAATACCTGATAGATCTTATGCTTTAGTTTATAAAAGCATGATTGAAGACTTAAAAGAAAATGGAGAGCTAAACCCTTCTATTATAGGAAGCGTTTCAAATATAGGTTTAATGGCAAAAAAAGCAGAGGAGTATGGAAGTCATGATAAAACTTTTATAATGCCTAATGATGGAGAGATTGTAGTAGGTGACAGTGATGAAAATATAGTTTTCAAATTTAGCGTTGAAAAAGGTGATATTTATAGAATGACACAAGCTAAAGATGAAGCCATTAAAAATTGGATCAATTTAGCCATAAGTAGGGCAAAAGAGACAGGCTATAAAACTATATTTTGGCTAGATAATAAAAGAGAGCATGATAAAAATATAAAAAAGATAGTTCTTAAAGAGCTTAAAAAATATGATATATCAAATTTAGATATAGAAATTTTAAATCCATACGATGCTATAAAAGTAACAAATAAAACCATTAGAGATGGTAAAAATTGCATAAGTGTTACGGGAAATGTTTTAAGAGATTATTTAACAGATTTATATCCAATTATAGAGCTTGGAACAAGTGCTAAAATGCTTTCAATAGTTCCATTTTTAAATGGCGGTGCTATGTTTGAAACTGGTGCTGGTGGAAGTGCTCCAAAACATGTTTTACAATTAATTGAAGAAAACCATTTAAGATGGGATAGTTTAGGTGAGTTTATGGCTATTGCTCAAAGTTTAGAATTTTTTGGAAAAACACACAATAATGAAAATGCAAATATACTAGCAAATGCTCTTGACATAGCAATTTCAAAACTATTAAAAAATGGAAAAAGCCCAAAAAGAAAAGTAGGTGAAATAGATAATAGAAACTCACATTTTTATTTAGCACTTTATTTTGCTAAAGAGCTAGAAAATAGCAAGCTTGGTTCTAAATTTAGCAAATTAGCTAAAAATTTAGAAGACAATAAAGAAAAGATAAACATTGAACTACTAAAAACACAAGGTAAAAAGGTGGATTTAGGAGGATACTATCTTTTTGACAAAAAAAAGGTTGATGAAATTATGAGATGTAGCAAAACTTTAAATAACATAATTGATGAAATGTAAGATGAGAAACTAAAATGAATATCCACGAATATCAAGCAAAAGGTCTTTTTAGAGATTTTGGAATTAATGTTTTAGATGGCTTGTTAGCAGTTAGTGCAAAAGAGGCTGTTGAAAATGCAAAACAAATTAGCGGTGGTATTTGGGCTATAAAGGCTCAAATCCATGCAGGTGGAAGAGGTCTTGGTGGTGGTGTAAAAATAGCTAAGAGTTTAAAAGAGGTAGAAAAATACTCTAAAGAGATACTTGGCATGAGGCTTGTTACACCTCAAACAACAAGTGATGGCAAAATTGTAAAAAAACTCTATATTGAAAAAGGTTGTGATATAAAAAAAGAGTTTTATCTAAGTTTTTCATTTGATAGATCAAGTGAAAAAATAGCCTTAGTTGCCTCAGCTAGTGGTGGAATGAATATAGAAGATGTATCTGAGAAAAACCCTGAGCTTATAAGTAAAATTTTAATTGATCCTATGATTGGCCTTTCAAATTTTTACGCAATTGAAGTGATATCTTTTTTAAATTTAGATAAGCATTTAGGGGCAAAATTTAATAAGCTTTTAAAAGAAATTTATGATTTATATATAAAAACAGATGCAATTATGGTTGAGATAAATCCTTTAGTTTTAACAGCAGATGATGAGTTTATCCCACTTGATGCAAAAATGAGTTTTGATGAAAGTGCTCTGTTTAGACAAAATAAGATAAAAATAATGAGAGATTTGGATGAAGAGGAACCTAGTGAATTGGAGGCAAAAGAGTATGGACTTAGCTATGTAAAACTTGATGGAGATATTGGCTGTATGGTTAATGGTGCTGGACTTGCTATGGGGACTATGGATACTATTAACTCAGTAGGTGGAAAAAGCGCAAACTTTTTAGATGTTGGTGGAGCGGCAAACCCTGAAACTGTAGCAAAAGCATTTGAGATAATTTTAAGAGATAAAAATGTTAAAGTGATATTTATAAACATTTTTGGTGGAATTGTAAGGTGTGATAGAATTGCAAAAGGAATCTTAGATGCTACTAAAATAGCTAGTGTTGATATACCAATAGTAATTAGACTAGATGGTACAAATAAAAGCGAAGCTATGGAAATTTTAAAAGAGGCAAATCTTAAAAACATAATATCTGCAAAAGATATTGAAGATGGTGCTAAAAAAGCAGTTAAATTATCTACACAAAAGAGTTTAGCATGAGTATACTTATTAATAAAAATACAAAAGTTATAGTTCAAGGTTTTACAGGTAAAGAGGGCACTTTTCATTCAAAAGAGTGTATAGCTTATGGAACAAATATAGTTGCAGGTGTTACTCCGTTTAAAGGGGGTCAAACACATCTTGATAGGCCTGTATTTAACACAGTAAAAGAAGCAGTTACCCATACAGGAGCTAGTGTTAGTTTGATTTTTATACCTTCAATGTTTGCAGCTGATGGCATAATGGAAGCGGCTAATGCAGGTATAAAACTAGCTGTTGTAATTACTGAAAATATACCTATCAATGATATGATAAAAGCAAAAAACTATGCTAATAAATGTGGTATGAAGATAATAGGTCCAAATTGCCCTGGGGTTATTAGCTCTAATGAGTGCAAACTTGGTATTATGCCTGCAAGTATATTTAAAAAAGCCAATATTAATATAGGTTTAATCTCAAAATCAGGAACTCTTACTTATGAAGGTGCAAATCAAATTATAAATGAGGGTTATGGTGTATCCACTGCCATTGGAATTGGTGGAGATAATATAATAGGAATGACCTATTCAGATTTGCTTCCTATGTTTGAAAAAGATGATGATACAAAAGCTATTGTTATGATAGGAGAGATTGGGGGTCTTTTGGAAATTGAAGCTTGCAGTGTTATAAAAGAGCAAATTTTAAAACCAATTGTTGCATTTATAGCGGGTAAATCAGCTCCAAAAGGCAAAAAAATGGGGCATGCAGGTGCAATTATCAGCGAAGAAAACAGCAGTGCTGTTGGAAAAATCAAAGCACTTAAAAATGTTGGAGTTCATGTCGTTGAAAGTCCAGCTCATATTGGTAAAAAATTAAAAGAGATACTTAAATAAGGAAATATAATGGATATAGACTCTAACAATGTAGCTGTTTGGGTTGATGAATCTAGGTGCAAAGCCTGTAATATTTGTATAAATTACTGCCCAAGTGGAACTTTGGCAATGAGGTATGAGCCAAGCAATATTCAAGGTATGATGATAGAAATTTTAGATCCAAATACCTGTATAGGGTGTAGGGATTGTGAAACCCATTGTCCTGACTTTGCTATTTTTGTGGCAGATAAAGGATTTAAATTTGCAAAGCTTACATCTGAGGCAAAACAAAGAGCAAAAGAGATTGTTGAAAATAACTTTATGTTTATAAAGGAAGTAAAATGAGAGAGATATTTTCAACAGGAAACTCATTAGTTGCTAAAGCTGCTATTGAGTGTGGTTGCAGATTTTTTGGTGGATATCCTATAACTCCATCTAGTGAAATAGCGCATGATTTAAGCCTTTTACTTCCAAAAAATGGTGGAAAATTTATACAGATGGAAGATGAAATTGCAGGAATTAGTGTAGCTCTTGGTGCTTCTATGAGTGGAGTAAAGGCAATGACAGCAAGCAGTGGTCCTGGAATTTCGCTAAAATCAGAGCAGATAGGACTTGGTTTTATAGCTGAGATTCCACTAGTAATTGTAAATGTTATGAGAGGAGGTCCATCAACTGGGCTTCCAACAAGAGTATCGCAAGGCGATATATTGCAAGCTAAAAACCCAACTCATGGAGATTTTCAAAGCATAACCCTATGCC is a genomic window of Campylobacter blaseri containing:
- a CDS encoding NADP-dependent isocitrate dehydrogenase: MENKIIYTYTDEAPAIATHSLYPIIKSFLNNVDIDIDLVDISLAARVLSSFPEYLTKEQQKEDSLNILGKLTLEPKTNIIKLPNISASLSQLQACIKELQDKGYNIPNYPSSPKNEMEKDIQKRYSKVLGSAVNPVLREGNSDRRSSKAVKEYAKANPHKNGKWNKNVKTDVFYMDSGDFYANEKSKIFTNPTNLTIKFKDKDGNIKILKDDLKILKDEVVDATFMSVKELDKTIKKSIEYAKDKELLYSVHLKATMMKISDPVIFGHFVKIFFNEIFDEFKDELKSAGVSENNGLKDLFEKIENLDIKEKIYAKFDEIYKKRPKLSMVDSDRGITNLHVPSDVIIDASMPAMIKNSGKMWDKDGNLVETLAVIPDRSYALVYKSMIEDLKENGELNPSIIGSVSNIGLMAKKAEEYGSHDKTFIMPNDGEIVVGDSDENIVFKFSVEKGDIYRMTQAKDEAIKNWINLAISRAKETGYKTIFWLDNKREHDKNIKKIVLKELKKYDISNLDIEILNPYDAIKVTNKTIRDGKNCISVTGNVLRDYLTDLYPIIELGTSAKMLSIVPFLNGGAMFETGAGGSAPKHVLQLIEENHLRWDSLGEFMAIAQSLEFFGKTHNNENANILANALDIAISKLLKNGKSPKRKVGEIDNRNSHFYLALYFAKELENSKLGSKFSKLAKNLEDNKEKINIELLKTQGKKVDLGGYYLFDKKKVDEIMRCSKTLNNIIDEM
- a CDS encoding 4Fe-4S dicluster domain-containing protein, translated to MDIDSNNVAVWVDESRCKACNICINYCPSGTLAMRYEPSNIQGMMIEILDPNTCIGCRDCETHCPDFAIFVADKGFKFAKLTSEAKQRAKEIVENNFMFIKEVK
- the sucC gene encoding ADP-forming succinate--CoA ligase subunit beta yields the protein MNIHEYQAKGLFRDFGINVLDGLLAVSAKEAVENAKQISGGIWAIKAQIHAGGRGLGGGVKIAKSLKEVEKYSKEILGMRLVTPQTTSDGKIVKKLYIEKGCDIKKEFYLSFSFDRSSEKIALVASASGGMNIEDVSEKNPELISKILIDPMIGLSNFYAIEVISFLNLDKHLGAKFNKLLKEIYDLYIKTDAIMVEINPLVLTADDEFIPLDAKMSFDESALFRQNKIKIMRDLDEEEPSELEAKEYGLSYVKLDGDIGCMVNGAGLAMGTMDTINSVGGKSANFLDVGGAANPETVAKAFEIILRDKNVKVIFINIFGGIVRCDRIAKGILDATKIASVDIPIVIRLDGTNKSEAMEILKEANLKNIISAKDIEDGAKKAVKLSTQKSLA
- the sucD gene encoding succinate--CoA ligase subunit alpha; translation: MSILINKNTKVIVQGFTGKEGTFHSKECIAYGTNIVAGVTPFKGGQTHLDRPVFNTVKEAVTHTGASVSLIFIPSMFAADGIMEAANAGIKLAVVITENIPINDMIKAKNYANKCGMKIIGPNCPGVISSNECKLGIMPASIFKKANINIGLISKSGTLTYEGANQIINEGYGVSTAIGIGGDNIIGMTYSDLLPMFEKDDDTKAIVMIGEIGGLLEIEACSVIKEQILKPIVAFIAGKSAPKGKKMGHAGAIISEENSSAVGKIKALKNVGVHVVESPAHIGKKLKEILK